In Capsicum annuum cultivar UCD-10X-F1 chromosome 7, UCD10Xv1.1, whole genome shotgun sequence, one genomic interval encodes:
- the LOC107877171 gene encoding zinc transporter 5-like: MAKFVKVVFWYILSLLPAIVLGECTCDSDDDERNKNEALKYKMAALASILVASTIGVCIPVLGKAVPALSPERNFFFVIKAFAAGVILSTGFIHVLPDAFESLTSPCLKENPWGKFPFSGFVAMVAAMATLMVDAYATSYYNKKFIISGVVVQSGDGVVHANSHGHVHGSASMMANPESELLRYRVISQVLEVGIIVHSVIIGIALGASQSPKTIKPLVAALTFHQFFEGMGLGGSIAQAKLKSRAIAIMALFFSLTTPIGIAIGLGITNDYDENSPTALIVEGIFNSASAGILIYMALVDFLAADFMHPRMQGNGKLQLGANISLLLGAGLMSLLAKWA; encoded by the exons ATGGCAAAGTTCGTAAAGGTCGTCTTTTGGTATATTTTATCGCTTCTTCCCGCCATAGTATTAGGCGAATGTACTTGTGATTCTGACGATGATGAAAGGAACAAAAACGAGGCACTCAAGTACAAAATGGCAGCACTCGCTTCAATTTTGGTTGCCAGTACAATTGGGGTGTGTATTCCCGTATTGGGCAAGGCAGTTCCCGCCTTAAGTCCAGAGAGGAATTTTTTCTTCGTAATCAAAGCTTTCGCGGCTGGCGTGATCCTATCAACGGGATTTATTCACGTCCTTCCGGATGCGTTTGAAAGCTTGACATCGCCGTGTTTGAAAGAGAATCCATGGGGAAAATTCCCTTTCAGTGGATTTGTTGCAATGGTTGCTGCAATGGCTACTTTGATGGTCGATGCATATGCAACTTCTTATTACAATAAGAAATTTATAATAAGTGGAGTGGTGGTTCAGTCTGGAGATGGAGTTGTTCATGCTAACTCTCATGGCCATGTTCATGGTTCAGCGTCAATGATGGCTAATCCCGAGTCCGAGCTCCTTCGTTATCGTGTTATCTCTCAG GTTTTGGAAGTGGGAATAATAGTACACTCGGTGATAATTGGAATAGCTTTGGGTGCTTCTCAAAGTCCCAAAACCATAAAGCCTCTTGTAGCTGCTTTgacttttcatcaatttttcgaAGGCATGGGACTTGGTGGATCCATTGCTCAG GCAAAATTGAAGTCTCGTGCAATTGCAATAATggctttatttttctctctcacaACCCCAATTGGAATAGCAATTGGACTAGGAATAACAAATGATTACGATGAAAACAGTCCAACGGCTCTTATTGTGGAAGGAATTTTTAATTCAGCTTCAGCTGGTATCTTGATTTACATGGCACTAGTTGACTTTTTAGCTGCCGATTTTATGCATCCAAGAATGCAAGGCAATGGAAAGCTTCAATTAGGTGCCAATATTTCACTTCTTCTTGGTGCGGGACTCATGTCTCTGTTAGCAAAATGggcataa